One window of the Equus asinus isolate D_3611 breed Donkey chromosome 28, EquAss-T2T_v2, whole genome shotgun sequence genome contains the following:
- the FOXF1 gene encoding forkhead box protein F1, producing the protein MTAEVQPAPRAQPPPPRPPPPPPPLPPPPPPPGSSAAQSSGGSGGGGSSHPMSSAPEKQQPPHGGGVGGGGGGGAAMDPASSGPSKAKKTNAGIRRPEKPPYSYIALIVMAIQSSPTKRLTLSEIYQFLQSRFPFFRGSYQGWKNSVRHNLSLNECFIKLPKGLGRPGKGHYWTIDPASEFMFEEGSFRRRPRGFRRKCQALKPMYTMMNGLGFNHLPDTYGFQSSAGGLSCPPNSLALEGGLGMMNGHLPGNVDGMALPSHSVPHLPANGGHSYMGSCGGAAAGEYPHHDSSVPASPLLPAAAGGVMEPHAVYSGSPAAWPPSASAAALNSGASYIKQQPLSPCNPAANPLSGSLSTHSLDQPYLHQNSHNAPAELQGIPRYHSQSPSMCDRKEFVFSFNTMASSSMHSAGGGSYYHQQVTYQDIKPCVM; encoded by the exons ATGACGGCAGAGGTGCAGCCAGCCCCGCGCgcgcagccccctccccctcgccctcctccccctcctcctcctcttcctcctcctcctcctcctcccggctCGTCCGCGGCGCAGagcagcggcggcagcggcggcggcggcagcagccaCCCGATGTCTTCGGCGCCCGAGAAGCAGCAGCCACCGCACGGCGGCGGCGTTGGCGGCGGCGGGGGAGGCGGCGCGGCCATGGACCCCGCGTCGTCCGGCCCGTCCAAGGCCAAGAAGACGAACGCCGGCATCCGGCGCCCCGAGAAGCCTCCCTACTCCTACATCGCGCTCATCGTCATGGCCATCCAGAGCTCGCCCACCAAGCGCCTGACGCTCAGCGAGATCTACCAGTTCCTGCAGAGCCGCTTCCCCTTCTTCCGCGGCTCCTACCAGGGCTGGAAGAACTCGGTGCGCCACAACCTCTCGCTCAACGAGTGCTTCATCAAGCTGCCCAAGGGCCTCGGGCGGCCGGGCAAGGGCCACTACTGGACCATCGACCCGGCCAGCGAGTTCATGTTCGAGGAGGGCTCCTTTCGGCGGCGGCCGCGCGGCTTTCGAAGGAAATGCCAGGCGCTCAAGCCCATGTACACCATGATGAACGGGCTGGGCTTCAACCACCTCCCCGACACCTACGGCTTCCAGAGCTCGGCCGGCGGCCTCTCCTGCCCGCCCAACAGCCTGGCGCTCGAGGGCGGCCTGGGCATGATGAACGGCCACTTGCCGGGCAACGTGGACGGCATGGCTTTGCCCAGCCACTCGGTGCCCCACCTGCCCGCCAACGGTGGCCACTCGTACATGGGCAGCTGCGGCGGCGCGGCGGCCGGCGAGTATCCGCACCACGACAGCTCGGTTCCCGCCTCCCCGCTGCTGCCCGCCGCCGCCGGAGGGGTCATGGAGCCGCACGCCGTCTACTCGGGCTCCCCGGCCGCCTGGCCGCCCTCGGCCTCGGCGGCGGCGCTCAACAGCGGCGCGTCCTACATCAAGCAGCAGCCCCTGTCCCCTTGCAACCCCGCGGCTAACCCCCTGTCCGGCAGCCTCTCCACGCACTCCCTGGACCAGCCGTATCTGCACCAGAACAGCCACAACGCCCCAGCTGAGCTGCAAG GCATCCCGCGGTATCACTCTCAGTCGCCCAGCATGTGTGACCGAAAGGAGTTCGTCTTCTCTTTCAACACCATGGCGTCCTCGTCCATGCACTCGGCCGGCGGCGGCTCCTACTACCACCAGCAGGTCACCTACCAAGACATCAAGCCCTGCGTGATGTGA